CTTTCCAAGCAGCGCTGAATGGCATGCATGACTGCCGGATGACGGTGGCCGAGAATCAGTGGTCCCCAGGAACACACATAGTCGATGTACTCATTACCATCCACATCCCACATTCTGGCACCATTGGCCTTGGCAATAAAGGGGGGATTAAGACCCACAGATTTAAAGGCCCGCACCGGGCTGTTAACACCACCGGGAATAAACATCTGAGCTTGTTCAAACATTTCTTTGGATTTCTGGTAACTTGGAGCCATGGGCAACCTCCTAATCCATGAAATATTTCATACTGCTTTTCTTCAGTTCTGCTTCGCTGTAAAGCACACGGTAATTGTTGCAACCTGCCATTTGCGCTAGCTTTTCGGCAATCTTCTGACATTCATCACGGCTATGCCCGTGCACCATGGTATAAAAGTTATAGGGCCACTGGGGCAGCGATACCCGTTGATAACAATGGGTAACTTCCGGCAATTGAGAGAACTGCTCACCCACAGCGTTGATTTTTTCCTCGGGAATCTGCCAAACAATCATGGCATTGGCGGTGTAGCCAACCCGGCGATGCCTCAGGGCAGCTCCGATACGCCGCATAATACCTGCCTGTTGGAAAGCCTGAACCCGGGAGATAAGTTCCTCCTCCGAGATACCCAAGCGCTCCGCTAATACTGC
This region of Desulforamulus ferrireducens genomic DNA includes:
- a CDS encoding AsnC family transcriptional regulator; this translates as MNLSELDKQIVVELQSGLPLVSRPFAVLAERLGISEEELISRVQAFQQAGIMRRIGAALRHRRVGYTANAMIVWQIPEEKINAVGEQFSQLPEVTHCYQRVSLPQWPYNFYTMVHGHSRDECQKIAEKLAQMAGCNNYRVLYSEAELKKSSMKYFMD